TGCCGGTTCGACGCGATCGCCGATCGCAAACGTCCCCGGCGATCGGCCAGAGGAGGGCAGCGACCCGCCCGGTGTCCCTGCGGCAAAGGTAACAAGCTCCGGTCCCTTTTGTACTTGTCTAGAATAAGCTCATTTGCGCCGATTTATTTGTTGAGTTGCGCAAAACGCTTCAGACACGAACCTCGTAAGATTCATGCGTAAAAGGAGCGCGTCAGGTAAGCTGATGCGCACGCCGACCTCTCAAAGCCTGTGAGCCGCcggtggccgtgtgtgtgtgtctgtaaatgaGCGTTTTCGACGTTGGCGAGGGCGACCGTGAGTAACGCGAGCGCCTCTTCCAGTGTCTGCACTGCGCAGGCGTGAGAGAGGGGCGCCATGAGGGTAAAGGTCATCTCCATCCTGGAGGACAATTACACGTACCTGGTGATTGAAGAGCGAAGTAAGGAGGCGTTCGCCGTGGACCCTGCAGTGCCCCACCGGGTGAGGGCCTCAAAAGTAAAACCGACTAAATTGATGAAGACTACTTGCTGTAGTTGCCCGTGAGATGAGTGTGAAATCAGGCCATTCTTGGGAATATTTAATGATGGGTGATGGATGAAATGTTTCATTTCTTGGACAGCTGCTAGAGATAGTGAAGAGAGAGGGGTTGTCTCTTAGGGCTGTTCTTACTACGCACCATCactggtaagtgtgtgtgtgtgtgtgtgtgtgtgtgtatacactgtaTCAAGATAAAagacaagtccattttatttgtgtcaCCCAATATTACAAAattgtctcagggggctttacagtaacacaacatcctgtccttagaccccccccccgcatcagataagaggaacaaccccctaaaaacaaccctttaacagggagaatacAGATGAACCAATGTAATCCTACTTCTTGCTTACCAGGGACCACGCCCGAGGGAACGAGGCTCTCTTGAAGGAGGTCCCAGGGTTACGGGTGTATGGGGGAGATGACCGCATCAAGGGGCTCACTGACAAAGTCACCAATACTCAGGAACTCAAGGTGCCCACACTGCACTCATGTGAACAGAGAATGCAGATTTATGAAGCGTGGGaagttagtttttgtttttttggaaagcATTTTAAAACATTGCATGGTCTTGAACCATTTTCTGTGCTCTGCAATATTGTCTTTTGATGACAAGTTTTCTCCATTTGCAGTTTAACTCCATCAATGTGAGGTGCCTGTTTACTCCCTGCCATACCTCTGGTCACATGTGCTACTTTGTTTGGGAGGATGAGTGCTCTGATGCCCCCGCTGTGTTCACAGGTCTTTGTCTAGCAACGAGAGGAGCTGATGAACCAGTTAGATCAGAGAAACAAATTTCACATTTTCAACTGATTTTGTACATTGTCTATATATAATTGAGCAAAGTGTGCCATCACTTAAAAGTGACAACAGGTGTGTGCCGTAAGGCAACTGTGCAAAATAAGATAACCATTTTGAGTGGCTGGAGATATGCAGTCCATGTTGACAATGCCAGACAGTGTTCATTTGTTTGGTTGTGGGGGCAAACCACAGGGACCAACCACTTCCATCTCCGATTCTCCGAGTCCTGTTTCGATTGCTAGGTGATACGCTGTTTGTTGGTGGCTGTGGGCGGTTCTTTGAGGGCACGGCAGAACAGATGTACCACAACCTGACCCAGGTGCTGGGCTCCTTACCTCAACACACGGTCAGTGGATAAACAGGAGTTTGCAGATGGTGAATATCAGATATGGGTTAACTTTGAACAAGTTTTAGACACTCAAGTGTTGTAACGAGGGACACATTGGGAGGATTTGTATGCACCCCCCCCcatataataaaatatattttaaagtaGAAGATGATGAGCCATAGATTGACCAATCGATCCAAGTTCTGTGCCACCATGTATTAAGTTGCCCTAAAGCTGTGGTACCTAATTTTGTTCCATGGAGGGTcatgtgcatgcaggttttctttccggCCAGATTGCACCAGCAGATTTAGCTAAATTTGTTCATTGGTCCTCCTGTCTAGTTGAAGGTGTGCTGTCGGGAGAAATCAATTGGTGTGGTGATggcttggaaagaaaacctgcataccccccccccccatggcataTATTTGAGTACCACTGCTCCAGAGTGGGTGTCATCTAAATAGGAAAGCTCAATACCCTGATTATGATCCTGATTCCAAgcacttttttttatatatacatagaAGGTGTTTTGTGGACATGAGTACACAATTAAGAACTTGAAGTTTGCCATGCTGGTGGAGCCTGAGAATGAGAGAGTGAAGGAGATGCTGAGCTGGGCCAGGGTGAGCGGTACATTGACGTCTTGTCTTTTTAAAGATCGGAGGTGTTTTTGAGCCACATAACATCCACGTGTTTTCCTTTGTTTCCTGTACGGCATGCATATTTACCTGACAGTCTTTCTTACTGCGTTTGCAGGCTAGGGACGACGATGACAAACCCACAGTGCCGTCCACCTTAATGGAGGAGTATGAATACAACCCTTTCCTTCGCCTCTCGTAGGTTTGAAGACATAAATATGTATTCATTCAAGATCTATCCTGCCAGTCACCAGTCTAATTTAGAAGTGAAAGTTACTGGTAATTTCCTGGATTTACCTTCCACTGTAGCCTGTTCATGTATAATCCTGTCTGTCTAccctgtttgtgtgtcttttttttccaccAGTTTTCTAACCTCCCTTCTCTTTGCTGTAGGGAGGAAGCAGTGCAGAAGTTCACAGGGAAGACCGACCCAATAGAGGTGTTAAGGGTCCTACGACAGGAGAAGGACAAGTTTAAAAAGCCCAAAGAGAGAATTCCCCCCCACGCTATGCTGGCTCTGGAGTGGGGACTGCTCAGACCCTGAGAACCTGGTTTGCAGCTCCTAACTAACCTGGGACACATTTAGGCTACCATCAGGTGGCAGTGATATCCGCAGTCTGGAAAACGGAAAACTGTCTACGTCGGATTGAGCTGAGCAGTGAGACGCCATGCAAGACTTTTGAGTCCGGAGACTAGCCAAGAACAAAGCTCAGATTGGTCAATAACTGTGTACCATCTACATAACCAAGTTCCAGATGAGATCCCATTCATTTGCAACAGGATTTAACTCAAAGGAAATCCATGTTATGCGTCGGCTGTAAGTGATAAAGTGTATCTGATTTACTCCCGTTAGGATGTATTATTCTAATGTAAACCAAGCCTGCATGTTGGGGTTTATCTAAAACATGCCTGTATTACCATGGTGGTCCAGTCTGCTTCCAGTAAGTATTGTAAAAATCTGACTCAGTTTATGGGCCGGTCTACCAGTCCGTAGTGCACAAAGTGACTGCACCAGCTAAGGCTCTGATTTTTTTTGCACAACTTCCTGTTGAAATACTGCAGATCTGAGACAGTTGTAAGGGCGTTATTTTGGTAACGACCTAGCAATGAGAACCTAAGCTTCCTTTTGTTACGGCCTTTTCACTTTCGATTGGCATGTTTCTCTGTGGTACTTTTCTTTATATGCTCTTCCATGCACAATTGGCTAATTTCTTAGGTGGTCTCCAGATTCTGATTCCATTTCCATAACTTGCAAGTTTTAACTTTGATCATATAACTTTGATTGCTCAATTACTGCCGAAATGAAAGAGTCTTAAATGGTGTACTATTACACACAATTTAAATCACTAATCTGTtatacagttggcacaatgcacaCTAGATGTTGTGCTTACAAAAAATGATtgtcaaaatttaaaaaatatgtacattttaactattgtgtaaaaaaaaaaaaaagcaatgtggATAGCCAACATGGTCCCCATCATCCCTTATGTCGTTTGCACAAGTTTATAATTGCTCAAGGACACGAGTAAGTCAGTATATCTGATACTGTATGCAAACTcatttttcaaaaagaaaaattACTCTCATAAAACCGGCAACAGTTAAGTTATATTTATGGATCAAAATATATTAACACCATAGTTTCTCATAAGGCAGGAATGATTACAATACTTTATTCTGTGTGGTATAACTAAACATATTGGAAATGTGCAAATGTGTAGTACATTATTTTCAGTGCATTTGAAGAATGGGCTTTAAAATCATGAAGAGAATATTCAATCAGTAGCCCAAGAGTGAACATAATTATCACACCATATTTCATCTGCCATGGTTTGGCATGTCTATAAGCTGTGATATAATACCGTGGAAGTTGTGCGCTGTGTGACCGGGCAGACAGCCCCTTGGCATGAGAATGGGAAAGAGGGGAGCTGTCAGAACAAACCCTCTTTTCTGCGATTCTGCCCACAAAACCCCTTCTCTctaaacaaagagagagaaagacaggagacAAAGACAGAAAGTGTCAGTACATGTTTGGACGGATTTGTGGTAagcatttggggaaaaaaaaaaacaccaacaaaGCCGACAGTCAAGTTTTGGATTTGCAGCCCCTCGTTTGACCTAGGACAGTAGAATCATAGATTTTTCACATGGCGGATGGCTCGTTTTCTTCCCGTTCTTTTTTCACCACTTAACAGCAAGGCCATTGGTGAGCTTCTCCACAGCATGGTACTGTGTGTGCAGCAGCTTTCTGGCTCTCTCCTCCCCGATAGTGTGTAGCCAGGATAGGTAGAGCTCGGCCACTCTTACGTCATCCTCTGGTGTCAGAGACTGCTCTGCTTTGTAGAGCTCCTCGACCTTCTGCAGCAGCTCCTTGCTGCTCTGATTAGGTATGGGCTTCAACTGGCCACCTCCATTCAAACAGCCTGATATATAAGCAAGGGGGAAAACACACCGGGTTGATGGTCTACTTGATATCACAGGGTGGCTTGCATGCATGAACACTTGAAACAAGCTGAATCAACATTGTCATTGACGTTTTCCTCacctgatggacaggccatgacCTCTACAAACTGGTAAGGCGATTTGCCTCTCTTGAGTTTCTGCACAAGGTTCTGAATGTTACGGAATCCATAGGTGGAAGCAAAGCACAGTACAACCACTCCATCTTTTTCCAGGGTCACCTCCTGGAAGTCCTTGTTCCTTTGGAGTGGATAGGTTGAGTGGGGCGTTAGCACAACTTCATTAGTGACTGAACTGCTTTTCATTTATACCATCTTCAAGCTTGGCTTAGAGTGAGGATGCATATAAATCTTTGTTCCAAATTACTAAAAATTATTCATGCGCCTGAAACGGTTAGGGTTTGATGTAGTCAAACCAGATGCGCTGTGTATTCTGTTGCTCCTACCTCCAGGTGAGCCATACAACTGAGCCACGCTTACCTGAGAGTCTTGTATTTGAGTTCCTTCAACTCCTCTCCAAACAACTGCTTGGCAGCGCTGATGAAGACATGGTGGAGGTAGCCACCTGAACCACTCCCTGCATGGCTCAGTAAGTCATCCCCACGCACACTGCTGAACCTGCATTCATAATGGAGTTGTTGAGAAGGACATTGTTTCAGTTATAAATTTGgcatttttgtttgatttttataTATAAGCCTACTTAAACCCAGTACCCCCAATAGGGGGTAAGTGTGCCTTTCACCCTTTACATGATCTCGTTTTAATGTTAAATATATCATGAATCTACACTAACATTACCCACAAAATCCCCCTATTTGGCTTATTTAAGACTGAGATGGCACAAAACATTGCTTCATTAATTCCTTAATTCCTACCTGTTTGATTTGATAGTAGGTTATATTAAATAAAAAAGGCACTCCAAAACATCGTGCTCACATTGGATCAAAGGGTGCAGGCTCCACATCACATAGAGACACTTTCTCTTCCTCCAACATCTTCAGAACCTCCCCTATAATGACACACAGAGCAAAGTAATAGCTAACGTGCACACGCCTTCAGCATCTCATGCGGCTTGCACTTGTGCCAATTGGAGGGTTATTTCTGAACCAGGGACCCGTCTACCCTGTGACACGTGGAAGCTGTTTTTTTCCACTGAGGCGTTTCAGTGGTATTCAGGAGCAGCACAATCATTAGTGTGCGAACCGCGGCGCTGATTCATGGCCAAAAGGGAAATTCCCACTTCTGCTTTACCAGCGATGTCGTTGGTTGGCCGActaatcgtgtaacttcagtgaggtCATTGGTCGCTGCTAGCTGGAACCATCGTTGGTCACCTGACAGACAtttgcgtttgtagggctggccccgctggccGGTCCATCCAAAAAAACGCGCTCTGTCCCGCCTACGTGACGCGCCGCGTCCATGCCTGATATATGTTGGGTGATAACGCGTTACTTGATATTATAACTGTAATGATATTACGGAAATCCCATTAGAAGCGCATGACATTACTTCGTTACTGCTAAAAGTAATAACTTCCTGTAACACGTTACAAAAGTAACGCATTACACTGTTGGGGGTAATATGTTATAAAAGTAATGCGTTACCCCCAACACTGTTCAGtagaatccccccccttttttttctccccaattgtactctggCCATAACCCtttttttctgagccatcccggttgctgctccaccccctctgctgattcggggagggctgcagactaccacatgcttcctcccatacatgtggaatcgccagctgcttcttttcacctgacagtgaggagtttcaccagggggacgtagcgtgggaggatcacgctattcccccccagttccccctccctccgaacaggtgccccaaccaaccagacgaGGTgcttgtgcagcaaccaggacccatacccacatccggcttcccacccgcagacacggccaattgtgtctgtagggacgcctgaccaagccggaggtaacacggggattcgaaccggcgatccccgtgttggtaggcaacggaatagaccgctacgctacccggacgcccattcagTAGAACTTTTACTCTTGTGTGAAAACAAACCAGCTAATGATGAAAAAACAAACTGACAAAATAATTTTGGGTTCGGACAGAAGCAATCAGCCAAGGTGTGAAAGCGACCTTAGGCTACTTACCTGAGGTGATGACACAGTCCACCTCTTTTGTTTCTTCTCCATTCAAGTAGAAGTCTGGCCTTGAGGCCTCCAATTTCTTATCAGGGCAGGGCATCACAGCCACATGGTAGATCTGCTGAGGAGTCAACCCCTGACACAAAAGCACATTTATCTTTCATTTATCATCAGGAGACAAATTAAGATGTACTCTGTAGATGTGAGTACATATATTCAGGAGGGTTCCATTTAACAAAGAGCAGGAATGCCCAACAAAAAATATAACTGACAGTAATATTTGTGTTGGATGAGATGGAAATCCATCTTTTTATAGTCATATTTCTATATGGGTTCTTCAACAGTTAACCACCAATATTGGGCATCCTATTTTTCAAGTGGTAATTCTAAATTTGCCATTTTTGATAAGAGTTGCTAAACAAACCTGAAAATTGTTATAAGCCATATAACCTATGATAAGTCAATGTCTGGTCCTGTCCATTCATCAAAACCTGAAGAAATTCTATCATATCAGGTGCCACTTTATCATCCATCAAATGGACTTTATCAGTTGACCTCTTTATCCTTCCCTACCTTCTGTTCAGCAAAGTAGCCTTTTACAAGGGAACCCATCATTTGCTGGGGAGAGCGAGTAGAACTGATATATGGAAGAATGAAATCCCCATGGGTCTTCTCCGCATAGCAAATCCAACCTGAGTTAACAAAGGCACAACACATTTAATTACAGATGCACCGATCCACTTTTTTTCAGTTCCGATCCCCatacctgaatttggatatctaCCGATACCAGAGCTCTTtcattccaaagcaatttatttgaaTTGTAGTTTAAGTAGGCTTCACACACAAACAGGTGTAGGCAAATTGCTATGGCAAAACTTTATGTTTTAAAGACCCAAAACTTAGTCTGCATAGGGAAAAGaatcagaaaaacaaacaaatgggaTGGATAGAATGAAACTAATAATACCCTGTGATTCAATTATGTTAGTTTCGTGTCCTTCCCTTTCTTGTGAACAGGTGCTATATTTCTTAAGGTGGTGGCATGCTTTCTTTAATGATAATTTTTCATCTAATAAATTAAACCCTACAAGTTTTTGCAGTGCTTTGACAGTTTTAAGAAATTTTACTGTGTCCAGAATATAATCAATTActttgacaaaaaaaagaaaaagaataaataTAATTATGCCAATCGTTTTTGAGAGGTGGTGAAAACTTTGCTACTTTAAAGGCATGAAAACCAATGCCAAGCTGGCATGCTACTTTAGGACAGGTAAGAATGCTGTTATTAAATATATATCCATGTGTGGTAAGTTATAAATATTGTACAGTGTTTTACAAGATAACTGTCCAGCTTAcaaaattgtgtctttgtgggccACCATTGCTCAAAGTGACGGCTGCCGATATCGCAATTCCTGCTGTTCATTATGATCACTGATATTGGCCATTGGAGAAAGAATTCACCGACAGCACatttgaaaaacacacacacaagaattgaATGTGGAATACCTGGACAAGCAGATGTCATCATGGGCAGGGACTTCTTGTCATACTCCTTCCTCTGGAAACGCTCTATAAATTCCCTCTGGCTCTCTAGCAGGCTGAATGTCCGGCTAAAGCCAGTGTCAAACACATGGTGAACCCCTGAAACGCCAACATCATAAGTCCTTCCAATACAGCGTTCAGTACTTCATGAAATTTCATAGGTCTATGATCTCTTAATAAGGTGCATTATCCTAAAATGGCATTGCATGTTTTTTAAGTCATCTTCTTGTGGTTCAGTGCTATGTGAAATGTATGATTTATGCACGACTGCAAAGAATATGAACTCCTATTCACCAAGGCCTTTGAAGAAAGAAGTAAGCCTTCTGCCTGCTTCACTGCTGCTCAGGCCAAAGCGAGCCGCAAGAGACGCTCTAGATTGAGGGGACAATGACACCACAACAACCTTCTGCTCTGTAGTACTGACCTGCTGGGGGAGGCAGATAGGCAAAGGAGGTGCACATGTGAACATACAATCAAACTTTACTATCACCATTACGCCAAAATTTCAACGTGTATGTGAATGTGGGGATGCGCACACATTTACCTTGTTGTTGTGTAGCACTCTAAACAATTCATCATGGCTCTGCTGTGTGATTAAGACGCTCTCGGCTGAAGTGATACAGCCACTGCAGGCCAGACAATCATTCAAAGTAATCTTTGCTTTCTCCAGCTTTTGTCTCCCACCATCCTACAAACACAAAAAAGTCATGTTGCAGGTTGACTacttcatggggggggggtgagtaaaAATCAGAAATGCCCACCCATACTCACCTGGCTGACTTGGAAATAACTGCCATCATCTTCGATCTGAATTTTGGCAAGGGATTTGCCTGGTTTTTTCTCCAGTTTAACTGGTTTAACGCATGCCTGGAAAATACAATTTAGAGAACAGCTTATATTTTATTGGTCCATTTGTTTGAACAGAAATTGGTCCTTTTTCTGCCTATGTTGCCCAGCATTTGACATCCAACATCAGCCACAAATAGCGTTGCCTGGGGCAACTGGAATGAAGTGCCACAAAGCACCCACATCTCTAGTCTTGAtctaaccaaccaacccacaagCCAAACCCAGCTTCATCCTGCCAGTATTTTTGGGATTCGAACAAACGACCCTCCCGTTACTGGCTCACCGTACACTTCTGCGATCAGTCGACCCCCGAACACTACTTCATTAAAATGAATTCTACTGCGGCCCGATACAAAATAACCCAACAGCAGCGAATCGGAAAGTAGCTCATGGTGCGCCACTAGTGGTTAAGCGGAATATGCCGCCCCCCAGCGGCGTATTCCGCTTGTGTCGCGCCAGCAGAGACCGTTTCGTCGTCATTTCGGGCTATTCCGAGATAGACGAGTGAGGAAAATACCCCGACGTCTAAACCAACCATGCCTATGCCGGTAGAAACCGTCCCGTGCCACGATGATAGCAACCGGTTACTCGTTCAAAGTATGAATGATGAATAATAAATGCCATACACACGTTCCGCGACGTGGAGCTCTATATGATGCAACGTGCGATCGCGTGACGCAACGTGCGATCGCGTGATGCAACGTGTGATCGCGTGATGCAATGTGCGATCGCGTGACGCAACGTGCGATCGCGTTCGACTAAATTAAAAATGGCACATACAGGTGTTACTTGGTTCGTTGGCTCTAAATCTCTGCTGTGAATTGGTCCGACTGGCTACGGTGCTAGCTAAGGCGAGCTCTACAATTAGCTTTGGGTAGATCGGCGagatatattgtagcgaagtttCTGCGGGAGTtcaacaaaggtaactttgcagcccctttgtTGAACTCgcgcagaaacaagaacttacagcaATGTGACGCAATACATGGGGGGGTCATCTACTCcacgaacaacaaagttgttcagggtttcagttccaaggttacgcaacacaacagaacgacaactacaattacaccacaacaaacagTAATCGCATCAacaataaaaccacataaaacacttacaaaacatttaataacgaCTGAccatctgcacgcagtgcctgatgggtaaaacaggacactCGGCACCATTGTGACGGGGTagcgacttcgctacaatatgtgaTCACTACTGTCATTTCAAAGTCATCGCACACATCCCAACAAGAGAACGGACGACAGAACCGTACACACTCCTTGATTTACGGCGCTATGTGACGCCGGCTTTGTCAATGAAgacagaaagggggaaaaaatagacaTTTACGGCAGTGCTCGTAGAACGAGCCCACTTTCAGGCGGCACACACCGCCGTTAGGGAACGGGCTATGTGTGCCGGTGGAGCACGAGCGGCATAACACTCTGGGACGGTAAATGCCCTTCAGCCACTAGCAGGGGATTTTGAAACgcataaaaaaacacattttaaaccaGGAAAAACAATTTAATTTACACACACTTTAAACGGTGTGACATTAGATTACATCAGACGCTAACCACTGGGAATTACTTGTGCGCAGTTGGCTACTGACACCACGCGAGTCACTCAACGGGATGAAGGTACGCGTACTGGCGCAGCCATTAAGGCAACGGCTGTACCGTGATTCTCAACGTTTAACGGAGTTTTTATTCCCGTTAAATACGATGTAATAACAACACGTTTCCCCTACCTGAGACGGCGTGATGAAATCGTCGA
The nucleotide sequence above comes from Lampris incognitus isolate fLamInc1 chromosome 10, fLamInc1.hap2, whole genome shotgun sequence. Encoded proteins:
- the hagh gene encoding hydroxyacylglutathione hydrolase, mitochondrial isoform X11 → MRVKVISILEDNYTYLVIEERSKEAFAVDPAVPHRLLEIVKREGLSLRAVLTTHHHWDHARGNEALLKEVPGLRVYGGDDRIKGLTDKVTNTQELKFNSINVRCLFTPCHTSGHMCYFVWEDECSDAPAVFTGDTLFVGGCGRFFEGTAEQMYHNLTQVLGSLPQHTKVFCGHEYTIKNLKFAMLVEPENERVKEMLSWARARDDDDKPTVPSTLMEEYEYNPFLRLS
- the hagh gene encoding hydroxyacylglutathione hydrolase, mitochondrial isoform X10, coding for MRVKVISILEDNYTYLVIEERSKEAFAVDPAVPHRLLEIVKREGLSLRAVLTTHHHWDHARGNEALLKEVPGLRVYGGDDRIKGLTDKVTNTQELKFNSINVRCLFTPCHTSGHMCYFVWEDECSDAPAVFTGDTLFVGGCGRFFEGTAEQMYHNLTQVLGSLPQHTKVFCGHEYTIKNLKFAMLVEPENERVKEMLSWARARDDDDKPTVPSTLMEEYEYNPFLRLSEEAVQKFTGKTDPIEVLRVLRQEKDKFKKPKERIPPHAMLALEWGLLRP
- the hagh gene encoding hydroxyacylglutathione hydrolase, mitochondrial isoform X7; the encoded protein is MPTPRRRPSLTPLNQLRDHAGGNEKMVRLMPGLRVYGGDDRVDALTKKVSHSNSFKVGSLSVKCLFTPCHTTGHICYFVTKENGTDPPAVFTGDTLFVAGCGKFFEGTAEQMYRALIDILGRLPPETRVYCGHEYTVSNLKFARHVEPDNDVIRKKLAWAKEKCSNGEPTIPSTLADEFTFNPFMRVKEKSVQDHVKQTEAVETMRSLRKEKDGFKLLEIVKREGLSLRAVLTTHHHWDHARGNEALLKEVPGLRVYGGDDRIKGLTDKVTNTQELKVPTLHSCEQRMQIYEAWEFNSINVRCLFTPCHTSGHMCYFVWEDECSDAPAVFTGDTLFVGGCGRFFEGTAEQMYHNLTQVLGSLPQHTKVFCGHEYTIKNLKFAMLVEPENERVKEMLSWARARDDDDKPTVPSTLMEEYEYNPFLRLSEEAVQKFTGKTDPIEVLRVLRQEKDKFKKPKERIPPHAMLALEWGLLRP
- the narfl gene encoding cytosolic Fe-S cluster assembly factor narfl, which produces MAAEFSGVLQLADLDDFITPSQACVKPVKLEKKPGKSLAKIQIEDDGSYFQVSQDGGRQKLEKAKITLNDCLACSGCITSAESVLITQQSHDELFRVLHNNKQVSTTEQKVVVVSLSPQSRASLAARFGLSSSEAGRRLTSFFKGLGVHHVFDTGFSRTFSLLESQREFIERFQRKEYDKKSLPMMTSACPGWICYAEKTHGDFILPYISSTRSPQQMMGSLVKGYFAEQKGLTPQQIYHVAVMPCPDKKLEASRPDFYLNGEETKEVDCVITSGEVLKMLEEEKVSLCDVEPAPFDPMFSSVRGDDLLSHAGSGSGGYLHHVFISAAKQLFGEELKELKYKTLRNKDFQEVTLEKDGVVVLCFASTYGFRNIQNLVQKLKRGKSPYQFVEVMACPSGCLNGGGQLKPIPNQSSKELLQKVEELYKAEQSLTPEDDVRVAELYLSWLHTIGEERARKLLHTQYHAVEKLTNGLAVKW
- the hagh gene encoding hydroxyacylglutathione hydrolase, mitochondrial isoform X6, with translation MNVELLPALSDNYMYLLIDADTKEAAVVDPVEPVKVVEAVRKHGVRLTTVLTTHHHWDHAGGNEKMVRLMPGLRVYGGDDRVDALTKKVSHSNSFKVGSLSVKCLFTPCHTTGHICYFVTKENGTDPPAVFTGDTLFVAGCGKFFEGTAEQMYRALIDILGRLPPETRVYCGHEYTVSNLKFARHVEPDNDVIRKKLAWAKEKCSNGEPTIPSTLADEFTFNPFMRVKEKSVQDHVKQTEAVETMRSLRKEKDGFKLLEIVKREGLSLRAVLTTHHHWDHARGNEALLKEVPGLRVYGGDDRIKGLTDKVTNTQELKVPTLHSCEQRMQIYEAWEFNSINVRCLFTPCHTSGHMCYFVWEDECSDAPAVFTGDTLFVGGCGRFFEGTAEQMYHNLTQVLGSLPQHTKVFCGHEYTIKNLKFAMLVEPENERVKEMLSWARARDDDDKPTVPSTLMEEYEYNPFLRLSEEAVQKFTGKTDPIEVLRVLRQEKDKFKKPKERIPPHAMLALEWGLLRP